GATGTGGTATGAGACTAATGGATATGCACATGTTGGACATTGAACCTTATCTGAGAAagctttatgaaaatgcatttaattttattttggttTCAGCAGATTCGTCGTGTATTGGATCTTATGAGAAGGGGAGAAGGTTTGAGACTTGAGGTTAGTTTTTGTTTCTGTTTTTTCATATTGCTACTGCTACCTTTGGGCTTTGATCGAAGATAACTCTAAGCAGCTTCTGAAATTATGTTACCAATTTTAACGAGATTTTTTCTGGTTCTATGATAGGACGTCATGCTTCTTGATCATTCAGTTTTCTTTGGCATGGCTGATATTCATGATCGTCACAGGGATATGCGGTTGGATGTAGATAATATGTCGTATGaggtaaaaaaagaaaaataaaaacgcCAATACTTCACAATTATGTGCCCATCTTTTTATTGCCACTCGTTTTGAACATACATGTTCTACCAGGAGTTGTTGGCTCTCGAGGAACGAATCGGTAACGTGTGCACTGGATTAACAGAAGAAAACATAAGCTCCCTTTTGAAAACACGTAAACATGTCAACGTCAGAGCTGAAAATTCAGTCGAGACTGAGCCTTGCAGTATATGTCGAGTTAGAATCCTCTTTTACACTTGAGCTTGTCGCTCTCAGTTTAAAAATTCCCTGTGCCATGTTGCTCATGTTCTTGCAATGATCGCAGGAGGAATATAATGAAGGAGAAGGGATTGGAACGCTGGAGTGTGGCCATGATTTTCACCAAGGATGCATCAACCAGTGGCTGATGCAAAAGAATCTATGCCCCATTTGCAAAACCACGGGACTTGCGACAAAGTGAGACGACCCGGCCTGGTTCTTGAGTCGCAGAAAGCCATATGGCTGCTCTTAAATTAAGCGGTGCTTCGTGGTTTTCTGCACGTCGCTTTTTTCCTTATTGTTATTGTTTATTTGCTCACCCGTGGAGGATAAATTCATCCTTCAATTGTAAGGAGAACATTGTGGAAGCCTCATACTTGGTTAAGATTTGCATTAGATAATGGAAATTTaactattttttaattattcgtCACTGTTACCCGACATTTgacatttattttttatggagTTTTTATGTGTCTAATTATCTTATCTTATCTTTTTTTGGTATATGTTTTTGTGCATATGTCCAAGTTTTATTCTCATTTACTCTAAATGCCTGTGACATGTGACGCGACACTACTGCTATGTTATTTTTTGAAGTGTCATCcacattttattatttatttttataaattaatagcatatattcaataataaataaaatattttttcgtaGACATAGGGTATTGTGCCTTGTAATCTGTCATAGGGTAAGGTGGAATCTAGTTGGATAAGACTTCCAATCAGACGTATTTCATGattcaaattaaattttttcttcttccaaaaaaaaaaaacaaagaaatctTCACCACCTCGCTAATTAATTGTTCCATTTATAAGATTTGGAAACCttagtatattaattaaattctaTTTTTTATCGGGCAAAAAATTATTCCCCAACCAAACAGGGAAATTGCAAGTGGAGATAAATTTATTAGGTAACAATTGGTCATTGGAAATtagttacaattttttttaaagttttgtCCAGTTTTCTAGCATTTTCCAAATTtactattaatattaataagaaCGAAGGGTCATTCGGAGATTTTATAAGTTTGGATACCAAATTACGAATATCGTAAGATTACGACAATTAAGGCGGCATGATCGAAGATTATTAGAACATCTTAAAATCCTACTCTGTTCTCGGTCAGTACTTTCCAAAAGCGGAAAGAATTGGACAGGTTCTCTTTCTCTCCAGTCCCTACATAGAAATTTCGGCTGGTTTCCTCACGAATTTCACAGTCAGGGGACGAAAAAACATTAATCTTGAGATGAGTTCTTAGAATTTAGCGGAAACGAACAAATTTGAGCTAATAATCAtcctttttcttttcatttttcgTTTTGATGCTTTCCATTTAAGCGGAAACAGAATTAACCCACTTGAGTCGGAAACTTCTTTTCCGTCTCTGTGAGAATCGAAATCTTGGCATGCATTAAAGTTTCAATTTTGCATCGGGAAAGATTAAAGATTTCGTAGTTGATTCGGAAAGATAAATACGCCGTAAAGTTTGAATCTTGTACGGGCTTTTTTACTGTTATTTCGAGAGCTTTTGCATTATTCCGTCCTAGTGTTCTTTGATCTTACCGGTATTGTTATGGCGGATCTTTATGGAAGCAATGAATCTGACGACATGTCTTCCTTTCTTCAAATTCTTCTCAATAATTCATCGGCAGCAGCGGCCACTACTGATAGTGCTGCTTCTGTCCCTGCCGGTGGCTTGTTCAGCTCCGGAGGGGCACTGTCTACGGTGGCGGAGTCGTCCTCTAGGATCAACTTTTCTGACTACAGCAGTTTCTTCTCTAAAGATTCTGATGAATTTAACCCTTCTAATAGAGTGAAAAACTTAGTTTCCAGCTTTGAGGTAACTTGAATTTagatttgccaaaatatttCGAACGCCTTGTTGACTGTAGCTCTTTGTATATTCttgcttcttctttttttttttttaatcaagtgGCTTTCGTTTCATTATTCAGACGTGATTCTATTTTAAAAGCGTATATCTTCTTGCTTTCCAATTTCGTGAAACTGGTTTTGGTGATTGGAGGTTGAATTTGGGGGAAGATTTAGATTTCGATCGGGTTATCTTTTGTTTAGACATTTATATCATCAATTGATAACCACCATTTCCCATTGTAGTATCTAATGAATCTTGTTGGTGATTTTCTCACTTTAAGTTTGGAATTTTGATTGTTTTATGTGAAATCAATATGCTATGAAGGGATCTGCAGCTTCTGAAGGTCAAGGGAATCCGGTTATACCTCGTTCTTCTTCGAAGAGAAGTAGAGCAGCAGAAGTTCATAATTTATCAGAAAAGGTTCATTTTCCTTGATATTAGTTTGGATTCTATGATGTAGATTTTGTTCTCATGTTTGTCTGATTAATGATTATAATGGACAGAGGAGGAGAAGTCGAATCAACGAGAAACTGAAAGCACTTCAAAATTTAATTCCAAATTCTAACAAAGTAACTGATTCTCATCACTTCCCTTGATCATTATCTTCATTTTCATGTGGCTAGTCTGCTGCGAgttgataaatttttaaaattaacttGAATGATTTGTGCGGTAGACTGACAAGGCGTCAATGTTGGATGAAGCCATTGAATATCTGAAGCAGCTTCAATTACAAGTTCAGGTTCTTGTATCTTTCCTCTCTAAGTTTGGTCATCATTGATGTCGATTTCCTCTTTTGTCGAGCTAATGATCTGAATCTGAGGAAGAACCTAAATatcttaaaaaattataattcaacTGACTAATCAAATGATCCTCGATTGGTGAATATGAAACTGGACAAACCATAGATTAGAAGAAGGATAGTCAAATGGAGGATATGGTTTTGCATTAGACAATAGTTCCTTAATATTCTATGCAACCACCTGCTTTATTTGAATATCCATAAGCTAGCCTGGCGTATCTAGTATGAATAGATATGTGATTTAAAATCTTCTTCTATGCTTAGTCTCCATCATATATTCTAGAGTTTGTATATAGGACTTTGAGTAGGAGAATATATGGACCATTATTTCCTGATGAATCCTGGATTAAGTTTACATGTTTCTGTTCACGCAAAGTTTTTTCAATGAGAACTTGTACCGAAGGGACTCACAGACACACCAAATTTATGTGTAAATATACTTAACATTACATAACTTCACTAAATGCCCGTACATATTTTGGCCTTTTAATCACTTGAGTAACTGGGTTCTTCAGAATACCTTCAAAGTTCATCTGAGATGCTCCAGCACACAGCATCTCACCTATCCCCGTTCACATGCACCTCAAAATAAACTTTATCTCCATTTCTTGTAATTGGGATTTTCATTTGCCTATGAAGTTTGTGATGATCTCTGGTAGTTCACAagtctatttgtttattttcaAATGTATGAATTTGTTCGCATAGCTTATGCAGATGCTGACAATGAGAAACGGGTTAAGTTTACATCCAGGCTACTCTCTTGGATCACTTCAGTCGATGCTAATTCCCCAGCCAGGAGTTGACGTTAATGAGGGAAATGTGTTGCTGAATCCAAGTACACCCGAGAATAGTCTCTCCACAACTCAGGATGTACTTATGCCTCTGGAAGCAACCAATACCCCTTCCTCGACTCAACCGATGCTCGGGCCAGTCTGGGGGAAACATTAATAATCCAGGAACATTACCTACTTTACCATCAGTTGAAAATCATAATGGCTTGCTCAATCATTTGACCTCTGCAAAGGTAAAGACTTTTCCGAAGCATATACGCTATCATATTTCAAAACTgacattcttttttttttttcctttttaaatggaaaaatatttcatgcagGATATTTGCCGGGAGGATACACTATCGCGGTTGCAGTTAGATATAGGCTGCTCGGGGAACAGTTCATCACCGGGCTTGTCGTCTTAGGACAGGATTACCTTATGGAATTTTGAAGAGGGGTTTTTAATTACTGAACTGCTGGTGACTGACTATATAAAAGAGAATGGTTAGAAGTTCAAGAAATTGGAAAGTAGCCAAAAACTAAAATGTCGAGGCGTACAGACCTTATAATTATGATCAGAACTCTTTATTGTAATTATTAAACCATTTTTCAGCATTTTTAGATGAAAATATTCACTTGATGGtgttttgctttgaagattcgATGGTTTGGTTCAACACCTGCACGTAAATTCCATGTGGCTTGATAAACAACCACCAAGAGCAAATCAGTCACGCCCATTGCATAAAATGAAGAATTGAATGAAAATATGAATTGAGATTATCTACTTGAACATCACAATCATTAAAACGCACAAAAGTCTATGACAACAAAGCATCATCCCCAACGCACAAATATCACCAACCTGTCCCCAACAAACCGTAAAAAAACAATCAAtatatgaatttattttctatatatatattttaaggttttagttttataaataaaatatttggaacataaattataataaattagcaAAAAGAGTTAAAACCCTCACCTTTTCAGTTTTCATCACAAATGCGGTCATAATAATTTGGAAGTGCACATCAAAAATAATTGCATAAAATAAGAATCTATCAGCAACTGCGCGGAGATTAATGGCATTATACCAACAACTCTATATTGCTGTGCTATGAGTGATCCCATGAACAGATTTTTACAAAAGTTTATGGGCCCTCAATCGTTTTCGAGTAGTCCTATCGTCAGAAGCTGCCTTGGTCAACCCCCTCCGCCCCACCCAGTATGCCATTCAACTGGCATATTTCTGTATCCCCACCACTGTGCTGCGAGAATATGTGTAAATCTTGAGCTGAGCGAAGGTGGAGTGGGGTGAAGGAAGAATGTCAGTTGAGCTATCAACGCGGACTTCGATTTTTGGGCTTCGTTTGTGGGTTGTTCTTGGAATCTGCGTCGGCGCGGCCGttgtcatttttcttttttttatctcTCTCTGGTTCACTTCCAGGCGCAACAAGAAGACTTCACTCTTATCAACCCAAAAGAACTCCACCATCCCCAACGTGTCACGTGAAATCCAGGAAATACATGTCGACCCGACCCGGAACCCCGAAACCGATCACAAGCAGCTCCTACCTGCCCCTAGTTCAGACCCAATTCCCAAGCATGATCCGGATGAGCTTCACATGATCCACATAGAAATCGGAAAGGAACACCGAATTGCGTACCCTGAGCGGATCGGCCCGGGATCTGTGCCGGGCAATGGGAGTGGAGAGACTCGGACCAGCGTTGAGACTGGGCCTGAGGTATCGCATTTGGGGTGGGGCCACTGGTATACTCTGAGGGAGCTTGAGGAGTCCACTAATGGATTTGCTGATGAAAATGTGATTGGGGAAGGTGGATATGGGATTGTTTATAGTGGCGTATTGGAGGATAATATtagagttgctgtcaaaaatttACTCAATAATAGGTATTTTGTCACAAAAACatcatctttttaattcaaGATTGTGTGTATTTTTACTACTCGGTATTATGTGATCATGTCATATATATTGAGTTTCATGCTTGTGTGTATATCTGTCTTCATGACGATATGTCCTTCAAACTAAGTACTTACGCTCAAGAGAGACGATAGGTATAACTGACTGTTAAATCAGGATAAGAAACGAAATATGTTCATGGATTTTGCATAAATCTTGACAAAGAAAGTAATGATTGTTTTGATAATTTGTTTATTTATGTGGGATGATAGTTATTTGTTGATTTGGGGTTTAAGATTTGATAGTCTTTCGGCAAGGTTTAAGATTTGATAGTCTTTCGGCCAGGGGTCAAGCGGAGAGAGAGTTTAAGGTTGAAGTTGAAGCGATAGGGCGTGTGCGGCACAAGAATCTGGTGAGATTGCTTGGCTATTGTGCAGAAGGAGCTCATAGGTACTTTCACTCGAGATTTTGCATTACACCTCATTTCATCTGCATCCTATCGCATTCTTCCATTTTGTAAATCCTTTAATGATGATGCTAGTTATGAATCATATATTTTCAGGATGCTTGTGTATGAATATGTCGATAATGGGAACTTAGAACAATGGATTCATGGAGATGTGGGGAAGCATAGTCCTCTGACATGGGATATTCGAATGAACATCATGCTCGGAACCGCCAAGGGGTAGAGACCGCGATGCTCCATATCTTTCGCAATACTTGTAAATctgatatgatatttaattgttgtttttttctCAGGTTGACCTATCTGCATGAGGGCCTCGAACCCAAGGTCGTTCACCGTGATATTAAATCAGGCAACATATTACTAGACAAACAGTGGAACGCTAAAGTATCTGATTTTGGTCTTGCAAAGCTCATAGGCTCTGAAAACAGTTACATCACTACTCGAGTCATGGGAACCTTCGGGTGTGTCATAAATCTACTATCACAATTGTTTTTGTTACCACTTATACTGTTCACCAGGTAATGAAGTTTAATTCTTTACCTGAGTAGCTATGTTGCTCCTGAATACGCAAGCACTGGTGTGTTGAACGAGAGAAGTGATGTGTACAGTTTCGGTGTTCTTTTGATGGAAGTTATCACAGGAAGAAGTCCAGTAGATTATAGCCGTCCCCAAGGTGAGGTAAGACTACAGGGTAAATCTTTTTGAAATATTGACTAGATTTCTTCTACAGGATTGAACAAAATATGAGTTATGTTACCAGGTAAACCTGATTGATTGGCTTAAGGCAATGGTATCCAACCGCAATGCCGAGGGAGCTTTGGATCCCAAGTTACGAGAGAACCCTTCTTTGAGGTCGTTGAAGCGTACTATCTTAGTAGCTCTACGGTGTGTAGATCCAGATTGGAAGAAGAGGCCGAAAATGGGCCATGTAGTACACATGCTCGAGGCAGATGATTTCCCTTTCCGTGATGTAAGTTTAATCGTCTGCTCTAAGCCTATAATGTGAATAAAAAGATCCTTGATGGAGACAGTTAAATATGAGATTGCTTCTCCATTTTGGCAGGAACGGAGAGGAGGAAGAGAACGAGTCCGAGCACGTGTTGCTGAACCAGGTGATAGTAGTGGATATGAAAGTGGTGTCCAAACTGAGCGGCCGTTGTTGAGGAATCCAGAAACGGATGAAGAACAATAGGAAGACGTCAGGTAACACTTGCAGTTTTTGTCTCCATTTTGAAATATACAACTCGTGTAAGCAGATTGAGGCTCCCAAGTGATGTCCAATCTTGCATCAGGTTGTTGGAAAAGTTTGGAAGTGTCCATCGACTTTAGTTATTTTCCAAGATTTCGCCAGTGTAATGTAATGTGTTATGTGCAAGTGGTGTTGTATAGCTAAGAACAGCCATTCGTTGGGGTGCATCGGGCTGCCTGCTTTGATCTCCAGATTAGTTGCTCTATCgaaattttcagattttttttcCACCGTGTTTTAgatcaaatttatttttggtCTCAGCCCGAGCCGTTGGACGAATTAGTTGACAGAGAGTTGGATAACCAGCAAAGCGAAAAATTCAATATGTATAGTCTCCAGTAAGCTGATGTTCAAGTACGTAAGTACGCCGTATACTTGTGAAAGTACAGATAGATGTGTGTTTGGAAATTGGAATCAATAACAGCCCACCTGGCAGACAATTCGTGGCCGACATTTGATGaagtaaaaatatttaaattatattatatatgattttttttaaaatgatatcaTGTATTTTTATTCGTAACGAAGAATTAATTatgttcatatttataataaaaaaataatatttttaaaaaactggGTGGTCCAAATATAATAATTTCACAAAATTTACTCGTAAAACTATCTCATGTAAGTTTTTATGTATAAAGTatagtttatattattttgataCTGAACAAATATGAATGGAAAGAGTTacaaagaagaaaaatattggtAAACAAGGAAATTGTAGCGAAAGGaggaatatttaaaaaaataatataaatataataaaaaatgataataataGTTGGTCTTTATAATTTTtagtatattaaaaatatattataaatataataaaaataagtaataaatcgaaaattatatataaaaaaagacTTGATATAATATATTAGTAGTTTAAATGATAATGCATAGTAGAATTCATCAACTTTTTAATCAtgtgtaatttttaattatgagtATTTTTTTCATAGTAGAATTCATCAACTTTTTAATCAtgtgtaatttttaattatgagtatttttttaaaaaatactgtattctttattgtattttaaaatataattatgtaCAGTtgtattttcttaaaattatttgtaatttttaattttgttttaatCATATTGTTTCTTTAATACAAAGTTAATTAtttactaaaataaaaaattatatttcaatatcatttttgtaattaaaaaaTTCCTTACACAGTGGGATTCTAACAATTATATGACATCGTCTCCTTAGAAAAGTAAAAATTATGGACTGCTGTCAGTAAATCATATAAAGTAAAAGAATCATAGAACCTCTATCAAACTATGTTTACGTTTATGCTTATGATATATGTTATATGAAatatgttatgcatgatatgttatttcGAAGATCGAGTGTGCTTGGTATGTATGTGCTCGAACGACATAATGAAGAGGAAATCAAAGAATATGAACAAGACAAGTTTTGAGACTAATAATAAGATGGAACAAGAAGTTTATTTTAGTTCTCGTTTATTTAAGTTTTTAATTCAAGTTGTATCGTTTTTAGAATTTATGTTATAAACACgattttatttattgtatttatgaaataaactggttttAGTTTGTACCATGCTACGAAACTTATTGTTTAACGATTATGTGATTATTGAACAACGTTACGTGACAAAAAACTTATCATGATTGTGTATTAAGAGTGGTCGAACTATAGATAATTGCTTCTCACCCAATtaattctttttaatttttcgtTGCATTGACTTAGATGCTTCAATCATCGACGACATTCTTCAATCTTCTCACGTGAAACTGATCCAATAAACAAAAGGACAGAAATAATGGAATATTTCATGTTATCCTTAAGATACtacctcaaaaaaaaaaatctaaagatAAATGTTATcaaatatcaatacatatgagGATCGTGAATAGCAGCATCTCAgtatccaaaaatcataaccaCACACCAAATGTATCCGATCGAACTAATAGACATTCAATCACTTCCATCCAGCGTGAATTCACTCGACACATATATATGTCAAAAACATGATTGCCACCTTAAATTTGCTGTATATCGCTCTTTGATTGGATATATGCATGATtacataattaaattattgatataatttttattatctaTAAAGAcagatatttttaaaaaatatataatcctCAGTAGGACCGCCAACGTAAGGTATGTTGGTTTCATGTGGATCAATCCCAAGCATATTTGCATCCCCGCGAAGCTCAAACACGTATTCAATCTTGTGATAACAAATTTCACCTTGTTTCTTGCAGATGAGATAATAAAAAtacctttctttttgtattaatTCGGACATTTTGGGGAACGACAGTGTTTCAGGTTCTTCAAGAATTGAGATGATTTAATTTAGTAAATGTATGTGGACTCAGGTCCATGATCTAAATTGAATAGGTCAATGCCAACTACATTTACTTGGACCACTTGAAATACTAGTGTGATGTTTGGTCTTTGGTTATTTTGGACTTGGTTTTATATTGGTGGTTATAAGGCTTAAAGTATTTTTTTTCTACTCTTATCCCTTGTTTGATTTGTTGTCCTCTTTTCCCCCTTTATTTCAATTCTACTCTATTATTGGGAGTGGGGGGCAACTTATTTAATATATGTACATGTAAGTATATAGAAATGATAGGGTTTGCCCATTGCCATGCAGCTGGGCTTGAAAATGAAGTCTGACGGAGATAGGAAACCAAATTTCATATATGTAATTCCTCACGAGTATGACATATTATGAATTATTTTCACATGATAAGAAATCTGAAACAAATATAGACAATTTGTGTGTCATGAAACTTGCAGTATACACAATTTGTATTGGCGTAATATCCTATAGGTTTAATAAGGTGATGTTTTGACAAAACGTGGCTCAAAGAACATTTCCATTAGTTGTGTGTCTGTGTGAGTTTTTATACGTGTGAGAAGACAAGTTTTTTAAAGTGTGGAACACTTTAGCTTCCCTGCCTCTGCCTGCTTGCTATATATATGTAGTCTACTCTTGTTTTGATTAAAGAACACTGGAAAACCTATTTCATTGCAAGACAATGGGATTTCACCTCTCTAATTTGTACTTGTTCTtatgtattatatatttcaCAAGCACGCCATTCATGTCCATTTCTGCGGAATCTGACACTTACATTATCCATATGGACTTATCTGTCATGCCTAAAGCTTTCTCCACCCACCAAGACTGGTACTTAGCAACCCTCGCCTCCATATCCAATACGTTGGAAACCAGCAGAAACCTTGTTCCCTCTGATAAACTCGTGTATTCTTACACAAATTCCATCAATGGATTCAGTGCGGTTCTTTCGTCTTCTGAATTGGAGGCTATCAAGAACTCGAAAGGGTACATTTCTTGTACAAAAGACTCAACTGTCAAAGTTGACACTACTCATTCGTACCAGTTTCTTGGCCTCGATTCGAATTACGGCGCTTGGCCTGTTTCGAACTATGGTGAAGATGTTATAATAGGTTTGGTTGATACCGGGGTGTGGCCAGAGAGCAAAAGCTTCAATGACGAAGGAATGAGTGATGTTCCGTCGAGATGGAGAGGCGAATGTGAGAGTGGCGAGCAGTTTAGTTCCTCTTTGTGCAACAAGAAACTTATAGGAGCTCGTTACTTTAACAAAGGTTTACTTGCTAAGTATCCGAAATTGGTTTTTTCGATGAATTCTGCTCGTGACACGGATGGGCATGGGACTCATACTTCATCAACGGCAGCTGGGGTTCCTGTCCAGGGCGCATCATTCTTTGGATATGCTCCCGGGACTGCAACAGGAGTTGCCCCAAATTCGCGGGTTGCCATGTACAAGGCCCTTTGGGATGAAGGGTCTTATATTTCTGATATTCTTGCTGCTATTGATCAGGCGATTGCGGATGGTGTTGACGTGCTATCTTTGTCATTTGGCCTCGACGGGAAAGCCTTGTTTGAGGATCCTGTTGCTATAGCCACATTTGCGGCAATGGAAAAGAGTATTTTTGTTTCGACGTCATCTGGGAACGCTGGGCCAAGTGAAGAGACTCTACATAATGGAATCCCCTGGGTTCTCACGGTTGCAGCTGGCACGATTGATAGAGAGTTAGGGGGAACTTTAATGCTGGGCAACGGAGTTTCAGCCTTGGGTTCTTCTCTCTACCCTGGAAAATATTCCTCGAAATTCATCCAAATTGTTCTTGTTGGTTCCTGCGATGATGAAAAATCGCTCAAGAATTTCCGGCACAAGATTGTTATCTGTGTGGACAACGGTGATCTGAGCGAACAAGTATACTATGTCCATGAAGCCAAACTACCCGGTGGAATATTCATATCAAATGCCACAGATTTAGAGTTCTACATGCAAACTTCATATCCAGCACTGTTCGTAAGCCTTGAAGAAGGCCAAAAGATACTAGACTACATCAAGAATGACTCAAATCCTAAAGCAAGATTCGCCTTCCGAGAAACACGCCTAGGGATCAAACCGGCTCCAAAAGTGGCGACTTACAGTTCAAGAGGACCGTCACAGAGCTGCCCATTCGTACTGAAGCCCGACATCATGGCTCCTGGTGATCTGATCTTAGCGTCGTGGCCTCCAAATTCTTCGGTAACAGATGTAGATGCACAACACCTCTTCAATGATTTCAACATCATCTCTGGCACATCAATGGCTTGCCCACACGCTGCTGGAGTGGCAGCCCTTCTAAAGGGGACGCACCCCGGGTGGAGTCCGGCAGCCATACGATCTGCCATGATGACCAGCGCTTATAATTTTGACAATACAGGAAACCCCATCAAGGATATGGGATTCAAGGACCAACCCGCCAGTCCTTTAGCGATGGGAGCTGGACATGTCGATCCAAACAGGGCATTAGACCCGGGATTGATATACGATGCAACTGCACAAGATTACATTAATCTTCTCTGTGCAATGAACTTCAACTCTAGCCagattaaaacaataacaaggTCGAGTTCTCATAACTGCTCATTTCAGTCACTCGACTTAAACTACCCTTCTTTCATTGCCTACTTCAAGGGAAACAACACTAAGTCAAATGTCAAAGAAGTGCAAGAATTTCACAGAACCGTGACTAACGTAGGGGAAGAAAATTCAGTTTATATAGCGAATTTAACAGCAGTAAATGGATTAAAAGTTATTGTTTCACCTGACAGACTGGAGTTCACCAAGAAATATGAAAAGAAAAGATACAAGCTGAGCCTGGAAGGTTCAAAACTGACGAATGATTCTTTGGTTTTCGGTTTCCTAACATGGGTCCAGGCCGGTGGCAAACATGAAGTTAGGAGTCCAATTGTTGCCACTGGCTGAACTTACTGAAATATCTTATTCAACATCTGATAAATAATTCTTAGTGCTTGATATATTAATATTAGTTTTGCAGTTTATTACAAAGCTGGATGGATTGAATTCCAATGGTGGTTATGCTGTCGCTTAATTATCATCAAATGCCTAAACAAACAAATGACGTAACGCTAGAACTGATTCCTTTAATTTGTTCGTAAATAACCGAATCGAGAAGACGTACTAATCTATCCAAGAACATGGATAAAAAACAAAGTTATGATGGAGAAATTTTATTAATAGACCCTTCGGCTCACATGGCCAGCTCATTCTTCTCAGAATTGCATTACCTGATCAAATTCATTCACGTTGTCACGTCTCTCTAGATTTAACAAATCAATCGTATTCTCAAAATTACACGAAAACACATGGTCAAATTAATGATATCCACACCAACCTAATTTTCTTGTAGGAAAATAAATCCAAGGCATTC
This genomic interval from Primulina eburnea isolate SZY01 chromosome 16, ASM2296580v1, whole genome shotgun sequence contains the following:
- the LOC140816258 gene encoding probable serine/threonine-protein kinase At1g01540 isoform X2; its protein translation is MSVELSTRTSIFGLRLWVVLGICVGAAVVIFLFFISLWFTSRRNKKTSLLSTQKNSTIPNVSREIQEIHVDPTRNPETDHKQLLPAPSSDPIPKHDPDELHMIHIEIGKEHRIAYPERIGPGSVPGNGSGETRTSVETGPEVSHLGWGHWYTLRELEESTNGFADENVIGEGGYGIVYSGVLEDNIRVAVKNLLNNRGQAEREFKVEVEAIGRVRHKNLVRLLGYCAEGAHRMLVYEYVDNGNLEQWIHGDVGKHSPLTWDIRMNIMLGTAKGLTYLHEGLEPKVVHRDIKSGNILLDKQWNAKVSDFGLAKLIGSENSYITTRVMGTFGYVAPEYASTGVLNERSDVYSFGVLLMEVITGRSPVDYSRPQGEVNLIDWLKAMVSNRNAEGALDPKLRENPSLRSLKRTILVALRCVDPDWKKRPKMGHVVHMLEADDFPFRDERRGGRERVRARVAEPGDSSGYESGVQTERPLLRNPETDEEQ
- the LOC140816259 gene encoding LOW QUALITY PROTEIN: transcription factor SPATULA-like (The sequence of the model RefSeq protein was modified relative to this genomic sequence to represent the inferred CDS: deleted 1 base in 1 codon), which translates into the protein MADLYGSNESDDMSSFLQILLNNSSAAAATTDSAASVPAGGLFSSGGALSTVAESSSRINFSDYSSFFSKDSDEFNPSNRVKNLVSSFEGSAASEGQGNPVIPRSSSKRSRAAEVHNLSEKRRRSRINEKLKALQNLIPNSNKTDKASMLDEAIEYLKQLQLQVQMLTMRNGLSLHPGYSLGSLQSMLIPQPGVDVNEGNVLLNPSTPENSLSTTQDVLMPLEATNTPSSTQPMLGPVGGNINNPGTLPTLPSVENHNGLLNHLTSAKDICREDTLSRLQLDIGCSGNSSSPGLSS
- the LOC140816258 gene encoding probable serine/threonine-protein kinase At1g01540 isoform X1 produces the protein MSVELSTRTSIFGLRLWVVLGICVGAAVVIFLFFISLWFTSRRNKKTSLLSTQKNSTIPNVSREIQEIHVDPTRNPETDHKQLLPAPSSDPIPKHDPDELHMIHIEIGKEHRIAYPERIGPGSVPGNGSGETRTSVETGPEVSHLGWGHWYTLRELEESTNGFADENVIGEGGYGIVYSGVLEDNIRVAVKNLLNNSLSARGQAEREFKVEVEAIGRVRHKNLVRLLGYCAEGAHRMLVYEYVDNGNLEQWIHGDVGKHSPLTWDIRMNIMLGTAKGLTYLHEGLEPKVVHRDIKSGNILLDKQWNAKVSDFGLAKLIGSENSYITTRVMGTFGYVAPEYASTGVLNERSDVYSFGVLLMEVITGRSPVDYSRPQGEVNLIDWLKAMVSNRNAEGALDPKLRENPSLRSLKRTILVALRCVDPDWKKRPKMGHVVHMLEADDFPFRDERRGGRERVRARVAEPGDSSGYESGVQTERPLLRNPETDEEQ